A section of the Frankiales bacterium genome encodes:
- a CDS encoding CoA transferase — protein MPAAEPGAPLAGVRVVDLTRLLPGAFATSLLVGLGADVVKVEDPRGGDGLRVTPPFTESGESGVFVALCHGKRSVTLDLKSAAGREAFLALVASADVLLDSFRPGVLDRLGLGAEALAAANGALVHVSLTAYGDGGRAALPGHDLNALSYAGVLGLSRGPDGMPPLPPVPVADFATGLHAALAAVSGLRSAAGGTGFRADVTMVDSALSFTPMAQGAVVATGAPPPVPDALTGGLGCYGVYRCADGLELAVGALEPQFFARIAELVGEPDLAAAQYDVAGQDALHGRLVALFAGRPRQDWLDLLEHDHTCVSPVRTVADALADPDLRARGVTVDVPLADGSTAVVGRSAAWAPAPPAPSRAPGLGEHTDEVLGALGVDLAALRAAGATA, from the coding sequence GTGCCGGCGGCCGAGCCGGGCGCCCCGCTGGCCGGGGTCCGCGTCGTCGACCTCACCCGGCTGCTGCCCGGGGCGTTCGCGACCTCGCTGCTCGTCGGGCTCGGGGCCGACGTGGTCAAGGTGGAGGACCCGCGCGGTGGCGACGGGCTGCGCGTCACCCCGCCGTTCACGGAGTCCGGGGAGTCCGGGGTCTTCGTCGCGCTGTGCCACGGCAAGCGCTCGGTGACCCTCGACCTCAAGAGCGCGGCCGGGCGCGAGGCGTTCCTCGCCCTCGTGGCGAGCGCGGACGTCCTGCTCGACTCGTTCCGCCCTGGCGTGCTCGACCGGCTCGGGCTGGGCGCCGAGGCGCTCGCCGCCGCGAACGGCGCGCTCGTGCACGTGTCGCTGACGGCGTACGGCGACGGCGGGCGCGCCGCGCTGCCCGGCCACGACCTCAACGCGCTGTCCTACGCCGGGGTGCTCGGGCTCTCGCGCGGCCCGGACGGCATGCCCCCGCTCCCGCCGGTGCCGGTCGCGGACTTCGCGACCGGCCTGCACGCGGCGCTCGCGGCGGTGAGCGGGCTGCGCTCGGCCGCTGGCGGCACCGGGTTCCGCGCCGACGTCACGATGGTCGACTCCGCGCTGTCGTTCACCCCCATGGCGCAGGGCGCCGTCGTCGCCACGGGCGCCCCGCCCCCGGTGCCCGACGCGCTCACCGGCGGCCTGGGCTGCTACGGCGTCTACCGCTGCGCCGACGGCCTCGAGCTGGCGGTGGGGGCGCTCGAGCCGCAGTTCTTCGCGCGGATCGCGGAGCTCGTGGGCGAGCCCGACCTGGCCGCGGCGCAGTACGACGTCGCCGGGCAGGACGCCCTGCACGGGCGGCTCGTCGCCCTGTTCGCGGGCCGGCCCCGCCAGGACTGGCTCGACCTGCTCGAGCACGACCACACCTGCGTGAGCCCCGTGCGCACGGTGGCCGACGCCCTGGCCGACCCGGACCTGCGTGCCCGTGGCGTCACCGTGGACGTCCCCCTCGCCGACGGGTCCACGGCGGTGGTGGGGCGCTCCGCCGCCTGGGCGCCGGCGCCGCCGGCCCCCTCGCGCGCGCCGGGGCTGGGCGAGCACACCGACGAGGTGCTCGGCGCCCTCGGCGTCGACCTGGCCGCGCTGCGCGCCGCGGGCGCCACGGCCTGA
- a CDS encoding DEDD exonuclease domain-containing protein: MEPEHLARRRPAQPTFDDLGTPLPEVTFVVVDLETTGGTPSEAGITEIGAVKVRGGEVLGEFQTLVQPGVSVPPFIALLTGITDAMLVDAPPLGAAVPAFLDFAAGSVLVAHNAPYDVSFLKGACARLGRPWPEHTVVDTARLARAVLLRDEVRNCKLGTLAQHFRASTVPDHRALSDARATVDVLHGLIERVGSLGVHSLEDLATYTSRVSPSQRRKRHLAEGLPDSPGVYVFRDSQGRALYVGKSGRIRSRVRTYFTASEKRTRMAEMVGIAERVDAIPCATPLEAEVRELRLIAELAPRYNRRSRNPERAVWVKLTAEPFPRLSVVRRVRDDAASGAAYLGPFRSRRTAGEAVEALQAAIGLRTCTDRISPTRTSSACALAEMGRCAAPCVGAVDVAGYAPLVEAARHALLDDVRAVEAALLARLRTLAADLRYEEAAQWRDRLEAFARGAATAQEISALAAHAQLVAARPVADGGWEVHVVRHGRLAGAASVPPGVDPRPVVDALLATSEDVAAGAGPAPAALVEETTRILRWLESDGVRLVPQARATPWALPAHGAAGLLARLAAAARTDVLRLPAAHSLRPAG, from the coding sequence GTGGAGCCGGAGCACCTCGCCCGCCGGCGGCCCGCGCAGCCCACCTTCGACGACCTCGGCACGCCGCTGCCGGAGGTCACGTTCGTCGTCGTCGACCTCGAGACCACCGGCGGCACGCCCTCGGAGGCCGGCATCACCGAGATCGGGGCGGTCAAGGTGCGCGGCGGCGAGGTGCTCGGCGAGTTCCAGACCCTCGTGCAGCCGGGGGTGTCCGTGCCGCCGTTCATCGCGCTGCTCACCGGCATCACCGACGCGATGCTCGTCGACGCGCCGCCGCTCGGCGCCGCGGTTCCGGCGTTCCTGGACTTCGCCGCGGGGTCGGTGCTCGTCGCGCACAACGCGCCCTACGACGTCTCCTTCCTCAAGGGCGCCTGCGCCCGGCTCGGCCGGCCCTGGCCGGAGCACACCGTCGTCGACACCGCCCGCCTGGCCCGCGCCGTCCTGCTGCGCGACGAGGTGCGCAACTGCAAGCTCGGCACCCTCGCGCAGCACTTCCGCGCCTCCACCGTGCCGGACCACCGCGCCCTGTCGGACGCCCGCGCCACCGTCGACGTGCTGCACGGCCTCATCGAGCGCGTGGGCAGCCTCGGCGTCCACTCCCTCGAGGACCTCGCCACCTACACCTCGCGGGTCAGCCCGTCGCAGCGCCGCAAGCGCCACCTCGCCGAGGGGCTGCCGGACTCCCCCGGCGTCTACGTCTTCCGCGACTCGCAGGGCCGGGCGCTGTACGTCGGCAAGTCCGGGCGCATCCGCTCGCGGGTGCGCACCTACTTCACCGCGTCGGAGAAGCGCACCCGCATGGCCGAGATGGTCGGGATCGCCGAGCGCGTCGACGCGATCCCCTGCGCGACCCCGCTCGAGGCGGAGGTGCGCGAGCTGCGCCTGATCGCCGAGCTCGCCCCGCGCTACAACCGGCGCAGCCGCAACCCCGAGCGGGCGGTGTGGGTCAAGCTCACCGCCGAGCCGTTCCCGCGGCTGTCCGTGGTGCGCCGGGTGCGCGACGACGCCGCGTCCGGCGCGGCCTACCTCGGCCCCTTCCGGTCCCGCCGCACCGCGGGCGAGGCCGTCGAGGCGCTGCAGGCCGCGATCGGGCTGCGCACCTGCACCGACCGCATCTCCCCCACGCGCACGTCGTCGGCGTGCGCCCTGGCCGAGATGGGACGCTGCGCAGCGCCCTGCGTCGGGGCGGTCGACGTCGCCGGCTACGCCCCGCTCGTGGAGGCGGCCCGGCACGCGCTGCTCGACGACGTCCGCGCCGTGGAGGCCGCGCTGCTGGCGCGGCTGCGCACCCTCGCGGCGGACCTGCGCTACGAGGAGGCGGCGCAGTGGCGCGACCGGCTCGAGGCCTTCGCCCGCGGCGCGGCGACGGCCCAGGAGATCTCCGCCCTCGCCGCCCACGCGCAGCTCGTCGCCGCACGGCCGGTGGCCGACGGCGGCTGGGAGGTGCACGTCGTGCGCCACGGCCGGCTCGCAGGTGCGGCGTCGGTGCCGCCCGGCGTCGACCCCCGCCCGGTCGTCGACGCGCTGCTGGCCACCAGCGAGGACGTCGCCGCCGGTGCGGGCCCGGCGCCGGCCGCGCTCGTGGAGGAGACCACCCGCATCCTGCGCTGGCTCGAGAGCGACGGCGTGCGCCTGGTGCCCCAGGCCCGGGCGACGCCCTGGGCGCTGCCCGCGCACGGGGCCGCGGGGCTGCTCGCCCGGCTCGCGGCGGCGGCCCGCACCGACGTGCTGCGCCTGCCCGCCGCGCACAGCCTGCGCCCCGCGGGCTGA
- a CDS encoding Lrp/AsnC family transcriptional regulator yields the protein MVTALVFIRTELHAVNDVAETVAGIDGVSEVYSVTGDLDLVALVRVRALEDVSAVVTDGIARVEGIAETETHIAFRTYSRHDLEAAFSIGLD from the coding sequence ATGGTCACCGCTCTCGTGTTCATCCGCACCGAGCTGCACGCCGTCAACGACGTCGCCGAGACCGTCGCCGGTATCGACGGCGTGAGCGAGGTCTACTCCGTGACCGGCGACCTCGACCTCGTGGCGCTGGTGCGGGTGCGGGCCCTCGAGGACGTCAGCGCCGTGGTCACCGACGGGATCGCCCGCGTGGAGGGCATCGCGGAGACCGAGACGCACATCGCGTTCCGCACCTACAGCCGCCACGACCTCGAGGCCGCGTTCTCCATCGGCCTGGACTGA
- the trpD gene encoding anthranilate phosphoribosyltransferase, producing MTTSSDDPRAWADLTAALLRREDLSADDAAWAMGRVMSGDATPVQLAGFLVALRAKGETAPEVAGLVSAMLAHASSVTVPASVGALVDTCGTGGDRSNTVNISTMSAVVVAATGAPVVKHGNRAASSAAGSADVLEALGVTVDLPAELIGPCVEQAGIAFCFAPVFHPGMRHAAVARRELGVGTVFNVLGPLANPARPAAQLVGCADLRLAPVMAEALRSRGTRAIVVRGEDGLDELSTGAPTRVWDATGAAVVESVVDAADLGIARCAPEALRGRDADYNAAVARAVLGGERSAALDPVRDAVLLGAAAALVAHDAAAGDPGPGSAGDRIAAALPRAAQAVDDGAAGAVLARWIEVSGRLAGR from the coding sequence GTGACGACCTCCTCGGACGACCCGCGCGCCTGGGCCGACCTCACCGCCGCCCTGCTGCGCCGCGAGGACCTCTCCGCCGACGACGCCGCGTGGGCCATGGGCCGCGTGATGTCCGGCGACGCCACCCCGGTGCAGCTCGCCGGCTTCCTGGTCGCGCTGCGGGCCAAGGGCGAGACCGCCCCCGAGGTGGCCGGGCTGGTCTCGGCGATGCTGGCCCACGCCTCGTCCGTCACGGTCCCGGCCTCGGTCGGGGCCCTGGTCGACACCTGCGGCACCGGCGGCGACCGCTCCAACACCGTCAACATCTCCACCATGTCGGCGGTGGTGGTGGCCGCCACCGGGGCCCCCGTGGTCAAGCACGGCAACCGCGCGGCGAGCTCGGCGGCGGGCTCGGCCGACGTCCTGGAGGCCCTCGGCGTCACGGTGGACCTGCCCGCCGAGCTCATCGGGCCGTGCGTGGAGCAGGCCGGGATCGCCTTCTGCTTCGCCCCCGTCTTCCACCCCGGGATGCGCCACGCCGCGGTGGCCCGGCGCGAGCTGGGCGTGGGCACCGTGTTCAACGTGCTCGGGCCGCTGGCCAACCCGGCCCGGCCCGCCGCCCAGCTCGTGGGGTGCGCGGACCTGCGGCTGGCCCCGGTGATGGCCGAGGCGCTGCGCAGCCGCGGCACCCGGGCCATCGTCGTGCGCGGCGAGGACGGCCTCGACGAGCTGTCCACCGGCGCGCCCACCCGGGTGTGGGACGCCACCGGTGCCGCGGTCGTGGAGTCGGTGGTCGACGCCGCCGACCTCGGGATCGCCCGGTGCGCGCCGGAGGCGCTGCGCGGCCGGGACGCGGACTACAACGCCGCGGTGGCCCGCGCCGTCCTCGGCGGCGAGCGCTCCGCGGCCCTCGACCCGGTGCGCGACGCCGTGCTGCTCGGTGCCGCGGCCGCCCTGGTGGCGCACGACGCGGCGGCCGGCGACCCCGGCCCGGGGAGCGCCGGCGACCGGATCGCGGCGGCCCTGCCGCGCGCGGCGCAGGCGGTCGACGACGGCGCCGCCGGGGCGGTGCTGGCACGCTGGATCGAGGTGTCCGGCCGGCTCGCCGGCCGCTGA
- a CDS encoding heme-copper oxidase subunit III, whose amino-acid sequence MPRVATATVSETAAAHPPANRPNMVSVGTIVWLASELMFFAALFAMYFTMRAVNLETWSDYTEKLNIPFATVNTIILVLSSVTCQLGVFAAERGDVRRLRMWFIITFVMGAVFIAGQVTEYAQLVQEGITLSSSAYGSVFYLTTGFHGMHVTGGLIAFLFVLGRTYASRRFTHRQATTAIVVSYYWHFVDVVWIGLFTMIYLIK is encoded by the coding sequence ATGCCGCGCGTGGCGACCGCAACCGTGTCCGAGACCGCAGCCGCGCACCCGCCGGCCAACCGCCCCAACATGGTGTCCGTCGGCACCATCGTCTGGCTGGCGAGCGAGCTCATGTTCTTCGCCGCCCTCTTCGCGATGTACTTCACGATGCGGGCGGTCAACCTCGAGACCTGGTCCGACTACACCGAGAAGCTGAACATCCCGTTCGCCACGGTCAACACGATCATCCTCGTGCTGTCGTCGGTGACCTGCCAGCTCGGTGTGTTCGCGGCCGAGCGCGGCGACGTCCGGCGCCTGCGGATGTGGTTCATCATCACGTTCGTCATGGGCGCGGTCTTCATCGCGGGCCAGGTCACGGAGTACGCCCAGCTCGTGCAGGAGGGCATCACGCTGTCCTCCTCGGCGTACGGCTCGGTCTTCTACCTCACCACCGGCTTCCACGGCATGCACGTGACGGGCGGCCTCATCGCCTTCCTGTTCGTGCTGGGGCGCACCTACGCGTCGCGCCGGTTCACCCACCGCCAGGCCACCACCGCGATCGTCGTGTCGTACTACTGGCACTTCGTCGACGTCGTGTGGATCGGCCTGTTCACCATGATCTACCTCATCAAGTGA
- a CDS encoding c-type cytochrome, with protein MTGLGYATVTQAAEAAPAAASQTQIDQGRQLYLEGCATCHGLAAQGTNAGPGLIGVGAAAVDFQVSTGRMPLAAPAVQAVRRTPTYTPDQVAALAAFVASLGPGPAIPSAQDVSTADANLAEGGELFRTNCAQCHNFAGKGGALSDGKFAPSLMVATPTEIFEAMLTGPQNMPNFPNSTLPVEKKQAIIKYIEHLQNSPDPGGLALGSYGPVTEGVFIWTAGIGAVLLAAVWIGAKVR; from the coding sequence ATGACCGGTCTGGGCTACGCCACCGTGACGCAGGCCGCCGAGGCCGCGCCCGCGGCGGCGTCCCAGACCCAGATCGACCAGGGCCGCCAGCTCTACCTCGAGGGCTGCGCCACCTGCCACGGGCTCGCCGCCCAGGGCACCAACGCCGGCCCCGGCCTCATCGGCGTCGGCGCGGCCGCCGTCGACTTCCAGGTCTCCACCGGCCGCATGCCGCTGGCCGCGCCCGCGGTGCAGGCCGTGCGCCGCACGCCCACCTACACGCCGGACCAGGTCGCCGCGCTCGCGGCCTTCGTCGCCTCGCTCGGCCCCGGCCCGGCCATCCCCTCCGCCCAGGACGTCAGCACCGCCGACGCCAACCTGGCGGAAGGCGGCGAGCTGTTCCGCACCAACTGCGCGCAGTGCCACAACTTCGCCGGCAAGGGCGGCGCGCTCTCCGACGGCAAGTTCGCCCCGAGCCTCATGGTGGCGACGCCGACGGAGATCTTCGAGGCCATGCTGACCGGCCCGCAGAACATGCCGAACTTCCCCAACTCCACGCTGCCGGTCGAGAAGAAGCAGGCGATCATCAAGTACATCGAGCACCTGCAGAACTCCCCCGACCCCGGCGGTCTCGCGCTCGGCTCCTACGGGCCCGTGACCGAGGGCGTGTTCATCTGGACCGCGGGTATCGGCGCGGTCCTCCTGGCTGCGGTGTGGATCGGGGCGAAGGTGCGATGA
- a CDS encoding Rieske 2Fe-2S domain-containing protein: MSDNHGTDVSTVEPGEAPLYPLPPHHLRLTDTDPRAARRAERQVAAMFALSALAVLSFVVIYFTVPTTYFVDLGPIGIVSTSNLLLGLSFGLAILLIGLGAIQWAKKLMADEEIVDERHPIGSPPQDQAAAKEMFDTGVAESGFVERKIVRRTLIGALALFPVPLIVFLKDMGPPPGDSLRHTIWAKGSRIVVDVTGQKLRPEDLAIGTLVSASPENLNAVEEAEGNQNARAKASIILVRMRPEEIKSQQAPAGQTWDVQGILAFSKICTHVGCPIALYQQRQHALLCPCHQSTFDLSDSGNVIFGPAHRRMPQLPIMVDSDGYLAAQSDFQEPVGPSFWERG; this comes from the coding sequence ATGAGCGACAACCACGGAACCGACGTCAGCACGGTCGAGCCCGGCGAGGCGCCGCTCTACCCGCTGCCTCCGCACCACCTGCGGCTCACCGACACCGACCCGCGCGCCGCGCGCCGCGCGGAGCGCCAGGTCGCGGCGATGTTCGCGCTGTCCGCGCTCGCGGTCCTCTCGTTCGTCGTCATCTACTTCACCGTCCCCACGACGTACTTCGTCGACCTCGGCCCCATCGGGATCGTCTCGACCAGCAACCTGCTGCTCGGGCTCAGCTTCGGCCTCGCGATCCTGCTCATCGGCCTCGGCGCGATCCAGTGGGCCAAGAAGCTCATGGCCGACGAGGAGATCGTCGACGAGCGCCACCCCATCGGCTCGCCGCCGCAGGACCAGGCCGCGGCCAAGGAGATGTTCGACACCGGCGTGGCCGAGTCGGGCTTCGTCGAGCGCAAGATCGTGCGCCGCACGCTGATCGGGGCCCTCGCCCTCTTCCCGGTGCCGCTGATCGTGTTCCTCAAGGACATGGGCCCGCCGCCCGGCGACTCCCTGCGCCACACGATCTGGGCGAAGGGCAGCCGCATCGTCGTCGACGTCACCGGGCAGAAGCTGCGCCCCGAGGACCTCGCGATCGGCACCCTGGTGTCGGCCTCCCCCGAGAACCTCAACGCCGTCGAGGAGGCCGAGGGCAACCAGAACGCCCGGGCCAAGGCCTCGATCATCCTCGTGCGCATGCGCCCGGAGGAGATCAAGTCGCAGCAGGCTCCGGCGGGTCAGACCTGGGACGTGCAGGGCATCCTCGCGTTCTCCAAGATCTGCACCCACGTGGGCTGCCCCATCGCGCTCTACCAGCAGCGCCAGCACGCCTTGCTCTGCCCGTGCCACCAGTCGACGTTCGACCTGTCCGACTCCGGCAACGTCATCTTCGGCCCGGCCCACCGCCGCATGCCGCAGCTGCCGATCATGGTCGACAGCGACGGCTACCTCGCCGCGCAGAGCGACTTCCAGGAACCCGTCGGACCGAGCTTCTGGGAGCGCGGATGA
- a CDS encoding ubiquinol-cytochrome c reductase cytochrome b subunit translates to MSIIVKEAGRAIQRADERAPISTLAKGNLRKIFPDHWSFMLGEIALYSFIVLLLTGVYLTIWFKPSMVEVVYHGSYAPLEGIQMSEAYSSALNISFDVRGGLLIRQIHHWAALFFMAAMMVHMFRIFFTGAFRKPRELNWVIGGSMILIGLLEGFAGYSLPDDLLSGVGVRIVAGIIESIPVVGTYLLFFIFGGQYPGSDFIPRLYTFHVLLVPGILLALVGLHLVLIFYHKHTQYPGPGRTNSNIVGFPLFPVYTAKAGGFFFVVFGITTLIASFVTINPIWAYGPYVPDQVTAGSQPDWYIGFVDGALRAFPNWETVIGSYTISWNIFLPCVVLPGLLITAMLIYPFLEAWITGDRGEHHILDRPRNAATRTAIGVMAITFYGILVINGANDIIAQAFHVPFNGITWFTRIGVFVLPPLAFLATRRFCLGLQRRDRDLLLHGRESGQILRLPHGEFIEIHTPISDEERAVILAKDNVPVLEAPPATDENGVATPGLRAKRRRARFSRMFYGDNVATPTPEEIEAAEHHLHAEHEHEVEELHEAGKDAPAGITD, encoded by the coding sequence ATGAGCATCATCGTCAAGGAGGCCGGACGGGCCATCCAGCGCGCCGACGAGCGTGCCCCGATCTCGACGCTGGCCAAGGGCAACCTGCGCAAGATCTTCCCGGACCACTGGTCGTTCATGCTGGGCGAGATCGCGCTCTACTCGTTCATCGTCCTGCTGCTCACCGGCGTCTACCTGACCATCTGGTTCAAGCCGTCGATGGTCGAGGTCGTCTACCACGGCTCCTACGCGCCGCTCGAGGGCATCCAGATGTCCGAGGCCTACTCCTCGGCGCTCAACATCAGCTTCGACGTGCGCGGCGGCCTGCTCATCCGGCAGATCCACCACTGGGCGGCCCTGTTCTTCATGGCCGCGATGATGGTGCACATGTTCCGGATCTTCTTCACCGGAGCGTTCCGCAAGCCGCGCGAGCTCAACTGGGTCATCGGCGGCTCGATGATCCTCATCGGCCTGCTCGAGGGCTTCGCCGGCTACTCGCTGCCCGACGACCTGCTCTCCGGCGTCGGCGTGCGCATCGTGGCCGGCATCATCGAGTCGATCCCGGTGGTGGGCACCTACCTGCTGTTCTTCATCTTCGGCGGCCAGTACCCCGGCAGCGACTTCATCCCCCGGCTGTACACGTTCCACGTGCTGCTGGTGCCGGGCATCCTGCTGGCCCTCGTGGGGCTGCACCTGGTGCTGATCTTCTACCACAAGCACACGCAGTACCCCGGGCCCGGCCGCACCAACAGCAACATCGTCGGGTTCCCGCTCTTCCCGGTGTACACCGCGAAGGCCGGCGGCTTCTTCTTCGTCGTCTTCGGCATCACGACGCTCATCGCGTCGTTCGTGACGATCAACCCGATCTGGGCCTACGGACCCTACGTACCGGACCAGGTGACAGCCGGGTCCCAACCCGACTGGTACATCGGGTTCGTCGACGGCGCGCTGCGCGCGTTCCCCAACTGGGAGACGGTGATCGGCAGCTACACGATCAGCTGGAACATCTTCCTGCCCTGTGTCGTGCTGCCCGGCCTGCTCATCACGGCCATGCTGATCTACCCGTTCCTGGAAGCGTGGATCACCGGCGACCGGGGTGAGCACCACATCCTCGACCGGCCGCGCAACGCGGCCACGCGCACCGCGATCGGCGTCATGGCGATCACGTTCTACGGCATCCTCGTGATCAACGGCGCGAACGACATCATCGCCCAGGCGTTCCACGTCCCCTTCAACGGCATCACGTGGTTCACCCGCATCGGCGTGTTCGTCCTCCCGCCGCTGGCCTTCCTCGCCACCCGCCGCTTCTGCCTCGGGCTCCAGCGCCGCGACCGCGACCTGCTGCTGCACGGCCGCGAGAGCGGGCAGATCCTGCGGCTGCCGCACGGCGAGTTCATCGAGATCCACACGCCGATCTCCGACGAGGAGCGGGCCGTCATCCTCGCCAAGGACAACGTGCCCGTGCTCGAGGCGCCGCCGGCCACGGACGAGAACGGCGTGGCGACGCCGGGCCTGCGGGCCAAGCGGCGCCGGGCCCGCTTCTCCCGGATGTTCTACGGCGACAACGTGGCCACGCCCACGCCGGAGGAGATCGAGGCCGCCGAGCACCACCTGCACGCCGAGCACGAGCACGAGGTGGAGGAGCTGCACGAGGCCGGCAAGGACGCCCCCGCGGGCATCACCGACTGA
- a CDS encoding L,D-transpeptidase family protein produces MRARRTTLPVLVGAGAAALLLSGCGVGSLGVHGGTSAQESTASIHLTPASSAPIAPTTPLVVTAVSGRLTGVVVTGPSGPVPGELSVDGSTWTATGGILDYGAKYKIAAHAVDLTGLRTDLTRTVRTIAPSKFLSWQMSPSPGSTVGVGMPIRVSLDHQLTTTEAKAAFERAATVTADGVAVSGGWRWLTDDVALYRPQRYWPGHATITLTTALKGVKFSKGLWGQASTSTSFTTGPAMVSYVDMLTDEMTVTRDGKKIRTIPITTGKPGFETRSGVKVIMDKELTRVMDAATGGTAKTDPEYYRIEVQYAMRLTYSGEFLHAAPWSVRSQGHANVSHGCTGMSTSNAAWLYDHSNIGDVVIYTGTNRAMESGNGITVWNTSWSTWKTYSALNA; encoded by the coding sequence GTGCGTGCGCGCAGGACGACGCTGCCCGTGCTGGTGGGGGCGGGTGCCGCGGCGCTGCTGCTCAGCGGGTGCGGGGTGGGCAGCCTCGGCGTCCACGGCGGCACCTCCGCGCAGGAGTCGACGGCGTCGATCCACCTGACGCCGGCCTCGAGCGCGCCGATCGCCCCCACGACCCCGCTGGTGGTCACGGCCGTGTCCGGACGCCTGACCGGGGTGGTCGTCACCGGACCGTCGGGTCCGGTACCCGGAGAGCTCTCGGTCGACGGCAGCACCTGGACCGCGACCGGCGGGATCCTCGACTACGGCGCGAAGTACAAGATCGCCGCCCACGCTGTGGACCTCACCGGCCTGCGCACGGACCTGACCCGCACGGTGCGCACCATCGCCCCGTCGAAGTTCCTGTCGTGGCAGATGTCGCCCAGCCCGGGCTCCACCGTCGGCGTGGGCATGCCGATCCGCGTCTCGCTCGACCACCAGCTCACCACCACCGAGGCCAAGGCGGCGTTCGAGCGCGCGGCCACCGTGACCGCCGACGGCGTCGCCGTGAGCGGCGGGTGGCGCTGGCTCACCGACGACGTGGCCCTCTACCGCCCGCAGCGCTACTGGCCCGGGCACGCGACCATCACTCTCACCACGGCCCTCAAGGGTGTGAAGTTCTCCAAGGGGCTGTGGGGTCAGGCGAGCACCAGCACCTCGTTCACGACCGGGCCGGCCATGGTGTCCTACGTCGACATGCTCACCGACGAGATGACCGTGACCCGCGACGGCAAGAAGATCCGCACGATCCCGATCACCACCGGCAAACCGGGCTTCGAGACCCGGTCCGGGGTCAAGGTGATCATGGACAAGGAGCTCACCCGGGTCATGGACGCCGCCACGGGCGGCACCGCCAAGACCGATCCGGAGTACTACCGGATCGAGGTGCAGTACGCGATGCGCCTCACCTACTCCGGCGAGTTCCTGCACGCGGCGCCGTGGTCGGTCCGGTCGCAGGGCCACGCCAACGTCTCCCACGGGTGCACGGGCATGAGCACCTCGAACGCCGCCTGGCTCTACGACCACTCCAACATCGGCGACGTCGTGATCTACACGGGCACCAACCGGGCGATGGAGTCCGGCAACGGCATCACCGTGTGGAACACGTCCTGGTCCACCTGGAAGACCTACTCGGCGCTCAACGCCTGA
- a CDS encoding cytochrome c oxidase subunit 4, whose translation MKIEGFLFAGGAAFYGLVAVVYWFVTKELVGSTVLALTGALAFLVGFYVLYTSRRVGVRPEDDPNANVEDADPDYGFFSPHSWWPLAVGIATFVVVVGLVFAVWLLILGVGLLLGALIGFVFEYYRGPFADA comes from the coding sequence GTGAAGATCGAGGGGTTCCTGTTCGCCGGCGGCGCGGCGTTCTACGGCCTGGTTGCCGTCGTCTACTGGTTCGTCACCAAGGAGCTCGTGGGCTCCACGGTGCTCGCCCTCACCGGTGCGCTGGCGTTCCTGGTCGGCTTCTACGTCCTCTACACCTCGCGCCGCGTGGGCGTGCGGCCCGAGGACGACCCCAACGCCAACGTCGAGGACGCCGACCCCGACTACGGGTTCTTCAGCCCGCACTCGTGGTGGCCGCTCGCGGTCGGCATCGCGACCTTCGTCGTGGTGGTCGGCCTGGTGTTCGCGGTCTGGCTGCTCATCCTGGGCGTGGGGCTCCTGCTCGGGGCGCTGATCGGCTTCGTGTTCGAGTACTACCGCGGCCCGTTCGCGGACGCCTGA